A genome region from Cystobacter fuscus DSM 2262 includes the following:
- a CDS encoding isoprenyl transferase, giving the protein MERPASPPSLTALERLVQERPLPRHVGIIMDGNGRWAEMRGLPRMEGHREGSTSVREVTRCARRVGLKALTLYAFSSQNWARPAEEVAALMDLLREYLESEREEILQNGIRLNAIGEVDKLPRFVKEPLDRLRAESAKNTGMVLTLALSYGGREELLQAARRVAEAASRGELVPENLDSETFESYLWTHDLPAVDLVVRTSGEQRMSNFLLWQMAYAELCFSDVLWPDFRTEAFLRCLAQFQQRERRFGLTSAQVKREDSQRAKA; this is encoded by the coding sequence ATGGAACGCCCTGCCTCACCCCCTTCTCTGACAGCCCTCGAGCGACTCGTGCAGGAGCGCCCCCTGCCGCGCCATGTGGGTATCATCATGGATGGCAACGGCCGGTGGGCGGAGATGCGTGGCCTGCCGCGAATGGAGGGGCACCGCGAGGGCTCCACCAGCGTGCGCGAGGTGACCCGCTGCGCCCGCCGCGTGGGGCTCAAGGCCCTCACCCTCTACGCCTTCTCCTCCCAGAACTGGGCCCGCCCGGCCGAGGAGGTGGCCGCGCTGATGGACTTGCTGCGCGAGTACCTCGAGAGCGAGCGGGAGGAGATCCTCCAGAACGGCATCCGCCTCAACGCCATTGGCGAGGTGGACAAGCTGCCGCGCTTCGTGAAGGAGCCGTTGGACAGGCTGCGCGCGGAGTCGGCGAAGAACACGGGCATGGTGCTCACCCTGGCGCTCTCCTATGGAGGGCGCGAGGAGCTCCTGCAGGCGGCTCGCCGGGTGGCCGAGGCCGCCAGCCGGGGCGAATTGGTGCCCGAGAACCTGGACAGCGAGACCTTCGAGTCCTATCTCTGGACGCACGATCTGCCCGCGGTGGATCTCGTGGTGCGCACCAGTGGCGAGCAGCGCATGTCCAACTTCCTCCTCTGGCAGATGGCGTACGCGGAGCTGTGTTTCAGCGACGTGCTCTGGCCGGACTTCCGGACCGAGGCCTTCCTGCGGTGTCTGGCGCAGTTCCAGCAGCGCGAACGGCGCTTCGGTCTCACCTCCGCGCAAGTCAAGCGAGAGGACTCCCAGCGGGCCAAGGCGTGA
- a CDS encoding phosphatidate cytidylyltransferase, producing MNEKNKNLVVRAVSAFSLLPVVVFLLYMGGLYTALLLGVASAICVSEYYLITQKELSPAAWVGILLAGALPLLALRHPERTGEGAFWVTAFFLIFAFTFHLIRGPLQEAPTRVAHLVMGFLYGSVGLTAMCALRQMPEGLMWVIAALVITWANDTAAYFAGRFLGRHKLYPAVSPNKTWEGFAGGLVGSVVGMFIARAGFFPLLTVTDCVFLGICGGILGPIGDLCESMLKRAYGVKDSGRAMPGHGGILDRIDALVFNAPLVFVYVTFLRGVLP from the coding sequence GTGAACGAGAAGAACAAGAATCTCGTCGTCCGGGCGGTGTCGGCGTTTTCGTTGCTGCCGGTCGTCGTCTTCCTGCTCTACATGGGTGGCCTGTACACCGCGCTGCTGTTGGGCGTGGCCTCGGCCATCTGTGTCAGCGAGTACTACCTCATTACCCAGAAGGAGCTGTCGCCCGCGGCCTGGGTGGGCATCCTGCTCGCCGGCGCGCTGCCCCTGCTGGCCCTGCGCCATCCCGAGCGCACGGGCGAGGGGGCCTTCTGGGTCACGGCCTTCTTCCTCATCTTCGCCTTCACCTTCCACCTCATCCGGGGCCCCCTGCAGGAGGCGCCCACGCGGGTGGCCCACCTGGTGATGGGGTTCCTGTACGGCTCGGTGGGGCTGACGGCCATGTGCGCCCTGCGCCAGATGCCCGAAGGCCTGATGTGGGTCATCGCCGCGCTCGTCATCACCTGGGCCAATGATACCGCCGCCTACTTCGCCGGGCGGTTCCTGGGCCGGCACAAGCTCTACCCGGCGGTGAGCCCCAACAAGACCTGGGAGGGCTTCGCCGGAGGGCTGGTGGGCTCGGTGGTCGGCATGTTCATCGCCCGGGCCGGCTTCTTCCCCCTGCTCACGGTGACGGACTGTGTGTTCCTGGGCATTTGCGGCGGCATCCTCGGGCCCATTGGCGACTTGTGCGAGTCCATGCTCAAGCGCGCCTATGGGGTGAAGGACTCGGGCCGGGCCATGCCGGGGCATGGCGGCATCCTGGACCGTATCGACGCCCTCGTCTTCAACGCGCCCCTGGTCTTCGTGTACGTCACCTTCCTGCGCGGAGTTCTGCCGTAG